The Polaribacter sp. Q13 sequence TATAAACTTCCTTAAAAAGGGTATTTGTTCTACTCAATAGATCGATTAAAATAATTCCTAATCAAAATATAAAATCTATTTAAACAAACATACATAATGCCTAAACAATTACAAATCAACGAATTAAAAAAACAACTTTAACCTTGTCAAGTTTTTGTCAAGTACACAAATATTCCTCTTCTAAATTAAAAGCTATATTTGATTTGTCATATTTGTAAATTATATAGATACTATTTACAATATGACAATTAAAGTATGTAAATTATATTAATTTAATAAACACCAAACTTTATCCATGACAAAACACAAACCTTAGTAACCAAATTCATTAGAACAAATTACCTAGAACAGAAAAACAATTAACAATTAACAACCTATTTATTTATGAAAAATAAAATTACTAAACTATTAAGCAGGAGTTTAGCGTTGGCCTTTATACTAACACTAGTAAGTATGCAAAATTCATACTCCCAAAAAACAATTACTGGGATTGTAAATGACCAAAACAACATCCCACTTCCCGGTGTCAGCATTCTTAAAAAAGGATCTAATTCTGGTACTACTACAGATTTTGATGGTAAATACACCATTTTAGCTTCTAGCGGAGACATTATAATTTTTTCATATTTAGGATATGCTCCACAGAGTATTACTATTGGAACACAAACAACTATTAATGTAAAACTGTCTGAAGACGCAAGTCAATTAGACGAAATTGTAGTAATTGGATATGGAACGGCTAGAAAAAGTGATGTAGTTGGTTCTGTTTCTCAAGTAACAGCTAAGTCATTCGAAAAACAACCTGTTACCCGTGTAGAAGATGCCTTACAAGGTAGAGCTTCTGGGGTAAAAGTTACAAGAAGTTCTGGGCAACCTGGAGGTGAAATTAAAGTACGTATTAGAGGTGTTAACTCAATTACGGGTAACAATAGTCCTTTAATTGTAATTGACGGTGTTATTGGTGGTGATTTAAGTACTATTAACCCTAATGATATTTCATCTATGGATGTATTAAAAGATGCTTCTGCAACGGCTATTTATGGTTCTAGAGGATCTAATGGTGTTATTTTAGTTACTACCAAAAAAGGAAAAGGAAAGGGGAAAATAAATGTAGATTATTTTGTTTCTTTTGATAATGTTCCTAAATATTTACCTACTCTAGGAGCTGCAGATTTTGCAAGAATAGAAAACGCTAGTAGAGCTAGAGTAAATTCTCCTGCTATATACACAGATCAGCAAATAGCAGATTTTGAAGCAAATGGTGGCACAAATTATCAAAAAGAATTATTGGGTCAACAAGGGTTTACTCAAAACGTTCAACTCTCTGCTAGCGGAGGTTCTGAAGATGGTAAAATTAATTATTTCCTTTCTGGAAACTATGTAAACCAAGAAGGTATGGCAATAGAAACTGCCTATGAAAAATATTCTCTTCGTTCTAATGTAAACGCACAAATTAATGATAAACTAAAAATTGGTTTAAATGTATCTTTATTAAGAGCAAAAACTAAAAACAATTTAGATCAATTTAATTTATTTGAAGGACGTAAGATATTTCAAGCAACTACTTGGGACCCAACAACACCAATTTATAATGATAATGGAGAATACAACCTATACTCTTTATACGGTGTGGCTAGTGGAACATACAACCCTATAGCAGACATGAAAGAATCAAATTTACAGAATGTTAAAGAAAGAGTTGACCTTAATTTTAATGCATCATACAGCATTACAGACAAATTAACTTATTCACTAGTAGTAGGTACTAATTCCATAAACACTACGCAACAAAATTATGTTGTTAGTACCACTTTACCAGATGCAACTTACAATGGTACAAAAACGAATAGCTATCAAGTTAGTAATGTTGTAAATTGGGCAAATACTTACGGCAAGCACAATATTTCTGCTACTGGATTATTCGAGTTTTCTCAAAACGAATACAGTCAAAATGGGTATTCATCTAAAGACTATATTATTTCAGGAAACTATTATCTAGCAGAATTAGGTAGTGCTTTTAGCGCTACAAATGCATATAATAAGTCTAGCATCCAATCTCTTATGGCTAGAGCTGCCTATGTGTACGATGAGAATTTATTTGTAACTGCCACAGTAAGAATGGATCAATCTTCTAGATTTAGAAGTAATCAAAATACGGGGTATTTTCCTTCTGTTGCTTTAAAATATAGCTTCAAAAAAATGAACTTTATTAGCAATAATGAGTTTCTTACTGATTTTGCTATTAGAGGTGGTTGGGGACAAGTAGGTAACCAAAACGTAACTCCATATGTAACATATCCTAGTTCTCAAATTGGCGGAACCAATGCTTCTTATCCTTTTACAGGAGGAACACCACAACCTGGAGCGATACCAGCTGGTTATGGAAATGAAGATTTAACTTGGGAAACTACGACACAAACCAATATCGGATTAGATTTTGCTTTTTTAAATGGAAGAGCAAACTTAACACTTGATGCTTACAAAAAAAACACTACAGATCTTTTATTAGATGTTCCTGTACCTGGTACAAACGGTGGTGGTGTCATAACTCAGAATATTGGAGAAGTTGAAAACTATGGTGTAGACCTCTCTTTAGGAGGTAGTGTTATTAGAACTGATAATTTTAATTGGGACTCTAATTTTAATTTCTCATTTGTTAAAAACAAAGTTGTTGATTTAGGAGGTGTAAATTCTTTACAAGGTTCTTTTGAAGCAACAGACGGTACACAATCTTATTGGAATATCATTGAAAAAGGAGAACCACTAGGTCAATTTTTAGGGGCTACTTTTTTAGGTACATGGAAAACAGCAGAAACAACCGAAGCTGCAGTATATGGTAGAGCTCCTGGAGATCCAAAATATTTAAGAGATGATAATGGAGAGATTCTTTACCAAGCAATAGGTAATGGAACTCCTACAACATTTTGGGGTTTCAGTAATACATTCACCTATAAGAAATGGGATGTAAATGTATTGGTACAAGGAGTTCATGGTTTTGATGTTTATAA is a genomic window containing:
- a CDS encoding TonB-dependent receptor, producing the protein MQNSYSQKTITGIVNDQNNIPLPGVSILKKGSNSGTTTDFDGKYTILASSGDIIIFSYLGYAPQSITIGTQTTINVKLSEDASQLDEIVVIGYGTARKSDVVGSVSQVTAKSFEKQPVTRVEDALQGRASGVKVTRSSGQPGGEIKVRIRGVNSITGNNSPLIVIDGVIGGDLSTINPNDISSMDVLKDASATAIYGSRGSNGVILVTTKKGKGKGKINVDYFVSFDNVPKYLPTLGAADFARIENASRARVNSPAIYTDQQIADFEANGGTNYQKELLGQQGFTQNVQLSASGGSEDGKINYFLSGNYVNQEGMAIETAYEKYSLRSNVNAQINDKLKIGLNVSLLRAKTKNNLDQFNLFEGRKIFQATTWDPTTPIYNDNGEYNLYSLYGVASGTYNPIADMKESNLQNVKERVDLNFNASYSITDKLTYSLVVGTNSINTTQQNYVVSTTLPDATYNGTKTNSYQVSNVVNWANTYGKHNISATGLFEFSQNEYSQNGYSSKDYIISGNYYLAELGSAFSATNAYNKSSIQSLMARAAYVYDENLFVTATVRMDQSSRFRSNQNTGYFPSVALKYSFKKMNFISNNEFLTDFAIRGGWGQVGNQNVTPYVTYPSSQIGGTNASYPFTGGTPQPGAIPAGYGNEDLTWETTTQTNIGLDFAFLNGRANLTLDAYKKNTTDLLLDVPVPGTNGGGVITQNIGEVENYGVDLSLGGSVIRTDNFNWDSNFNFSFVKNKVVDLGGVNSLQGSFEATDGTQSYWNIIEKGEPLGQFLGATFLGTWKTAETTEAAVYGRAPGDPKYLRDDNGEILYQAIGNGTPTTFWGFSNTFTYKKWDVNVLVQGVHGFDVYNTMRGTINGPAKSFLSPDQLNQWTPTNETDIPAGGQTIIGSTRFVEDGSFIRLQNLAIGYTVSDSSYFDSLRLYASGQNLFLITDYQGYDPELTSAAADPESRGNGDVAAGIDAGAYPNPRTFSLGFKLNF